One window of the Candidatus Kryptoniota bacterium genome contains the following:
- a CDS encoding cellulase family glycosylhydrolase, with translation MNRFFIAFLLIGIVFSTKLSAQSQADARKSPAKGYDWNPPPDFRFRLPVWKKNANVLPQLRVEGNRLISDRGDTILFKGVSVADPDNLEQRGHWSKEIFAEAKKLGAMIVRLPVHPGAWRARTPEAYLNLLDQGIEWCTEESLYVDIDWHSIGNLEEGLYEDPSYYTTLQETFNFWKTIAVHFAGCNTVAFCELFNEPTDASGRLGNLSWDGWKKINEDLIKLIRANGTKSIPLVAGFDWAYDLTPLRFAPMNAEGIGYVVHPYPHKRTPPYGPKWDEDFGFAAAKYPLVATELGFTLGDGGLKDNGDYGKTIVSYFEANHISWIWWVLDPLWRPPMLQTWKGYRLTEGGEFFKDVAHGKTGEVDSTSAR, from the coding sequence GTGAACAGATTCTTTATCGCATTCCTTCTCATCGGCATCGTGTTTAGCACAAAACTTTCGGCTCAATCACAGGCAGATGCAAGAAAATCTCCGGCCAAAGGCTATGATTGGAATCCTCCGCCCGATTTCCGGTTCCGGCTTCCGGTCTGGAAAAAGAACGCGAATGTTCTTCCGCAGCTGAGAGTTGAAGGCAACAGACTGATCAGCGACCGGGGAGACACGATCCTGTTTAAAGGCGTGTCGGTGGCTGATCCCGACAACCTTGAGCAAAGGGGACATTGGAGCAAGGAAATTTTTGCGGAGGCCAAAAAACTGGGAGCGATGATTGTGAGACTCCCGGTTCATCCCGGAGCGTGGCGCGCACGAACACCTGAAGCATATCTGAATCTTCTCGACCAGGGGATCGAATGGTGCACGGAGGAAAGTCTCTATGTCGATATCGATTGGCACTCCATTGGGAATCTCGAAGAAGGACTGTACGAGGACCCATCATACTACACGACGCTCCAGGAGACGTTTAATTTCTGGAAGACAATCGCCGTCCATTTTGCGGGATGCAACACAGTCGCCTTCTGCGAGTTGTTCAATGAGCCGACAGATGCGTCAGGAAGGCTCGGGAATCTTTCGTGGGACGGGTGGAAGAAGATAAACGAGGATCTGATAAAACTGATAAGAGCAAACGGAACCAAAAGTATTCCTCTTGTGGCCGGTTTCGATTGGGCTTATGATCTCACCCCGCTCCGTTTCGCGCCGATGAACGCAGAAGGGATCGGTTATGTCGTGCATCCCTATCCTCACAAACGAACTCCGCCGTACGGTCCCAAGTGGGATGAAGATTTCGGTTTTGCCGCGGCTAAGTACCCGCTCGTCGCAACGGAACTCGGTTTCACGCTGGGTGACGGCGGCTTGAAAGATAATGGCGACTACGGGAAGACGATCGTTTCCTACTTTGAAGCGAACCACATCAGCTGGATCTGGTGGGTGCTCGATCCGCTCTGGAGACCGCCGATGCTGCAAACATGGAAGGGTTACAGGCTGACCGAGGGTGGAGAGTTTTTCAAGGACGTTGCTCACGGGAAGACGGGAGAAGTTGATTCGACGTCGGCTCGTTAG
- a CDS encoding cellulase family glycosylhydrolase, which translates to MTRFLCITISLVFLVSVGLQAQSGSSTDSVGYHQWWFDRWPGAPLRSPDGNLLPQVRVSGNSFVNSIGDTIVFRGLSIADPDKIEHQGQWNKELFARIKNLGAMLVRIPVHPISWRERTPQNYLKLLDQAVEWCTAESLYVDIDWHSIGNLEEGLFQDPMYYTTMQETFNFWKTIANHFTGNNTVAFLELFNEPADLGGRLGNVSWDDWKKINEELIALIRSYGNKSIPLVAGFDWAYDLTPLHYAPIDAPGIAYVTHPYPMKRNPPYEPKWEEDFGFAADKYPVIATELGFAMRNPQSALDYGRRIMKFFASKHISWLWWVYDPQWGPPMIKSWQTFELTEGGKFFEEAVRGNIPAPDSTAIH; encoded by the coding sequence ATGACGAGATTCCTGTGCATTACGATTAGCCTGGTCTTTTTAGTTTCGGTCGGTTTGCAAGCCCAATCGGGCTCGAGTACCGATTCAGTCGGTTACCACCAGTGGTGGTTTGACAGGTGGCCGGGGGCGCCGCTCAGGAGTCCGGACGGCAATTTACTCCCCCAGGTGAGAGTCAGCGGAAATTCTTTCGTGAATTCCATCGGAGATACGATTGTCTTCCGCGGGCTCTCGATCGCCGATCCCGATAAAATCGAACACCAGGGTCAGTGGAACAAGGAACTGTTTGCCCGAATCAAAAATCTCGGAGCTATGCTGGTACGCATCCCTGTTCACCCAATCTCGTGGCGCGAGAGAACACCCCAGAACTACCTCAAACTCCTCGACCAGGCCGTGGAATGGTGCACAGCAGAAAGTTTGTATGTCGATATCGACTGGCACTCGATCGGAAACCTCGAAGAGGGATTGTTCCAGGACCCGATGTACTACACCACCATGCAGGAAACTTTCAATTTCTGGAAGACAATCGCGAATCATTTCACTGGCAACAACACGGTGGCGTTCCTCGAGCTTTTCAATGAGCCTGCCGATTTAGGCGGAAGGCTGGGAAATGTTTCGTGGGACGATTGGAAGAAAATAAACGAAGAGCTGATTGCTCTGATAAGATCTTACGGCAACAAAAGCATACCACTCGTGGCGGGGTTTGACTGGGCTTACGATCTGACACCACTTCATTACGCCCCGATCGACGCGCCGGGGATCGCGTACGTCACACATCCGTATCCCATGAAACGAAATCCGCCATACGAACCGAAATGGGAAGAAGACTTCGGTTTCGCGGCGGACAAATATCCCGTCATTGCAACGGAGTTGGGCTTCGCGATGAGAAATCCCCAATCGGCTCTTGATTACGGAAGAAGAATCATGAAGTTCTTCGCGTCGAAACACATCAGCTGGCTCTGGTGGGTTTACGATCCACAATGGGGCCCGCCTATGATCAAGTCGTGGCAGACATTCGAGCTCACGGAAGGGGGAAAATTCTTCGAAGAGGCGGTCCGTGGTAACATCCCGGCGCCCGATTCAACGGCCATCCATTGA
- a CDS encoding glycoside hydrolase family 2 TIM barrel-domain containing protein codes for MNKILFSIAYIALGINMASGFNRIQLPLNDGWKFTKGDIAGASGIEFADSGWESVCLPHTWNNMDGQDGGTYYRGPAWYRNKFNVSKDLSAKRIFIRFGAAFMIADVFINGKFVGRHEGGFAAFVFDVTQFLNFGNQNVIAVKVDNTAPDTSPEFRLAPLDADFTMCGGLYRQVELIVTENIHIFLLDYGSPGVYITQEKVSDDEAEVSVRTILKNDSRKSRSVSVRTLIYDLKNDVVEDASANAEIPGGSAAATVQKFTIDNPHLWNGRIDPYVYRVVVSVQRGKEILDQTEQPLGLRYYKVDPEKGFFLNGRQYDLHGFCLHEDKENEGRAITNADRKQEMDYMLDIGATVVRMSHYQHGSEMYRLCDKYGIVVWTEIPLINHIDSSKAFADNCEQQLIELIRQNYNHPSIFFWGIFNEILNVKGPDPTALVKSLNELAKKEDPTRPSTSAANMNDFPSAFVTDVLGLNKYFGWYDGKVQDLGPYLDDWHKKHPDRAIGISEYGAGGSIFQHEENPQQPRTDGPWHPEEYQTYFHEVSWKAIEERPYIWFSTVWNGFEFSSDFRTEGFRAGINDKGLVTQDHSTKKDSYYWYKVNWNPAPLVHITGKRFTVRDTSIINVKVYSNADAVELFLNGASLGKARSTDHRFIWNDVKLNSGSNDVKAVAILGGVEYSDECWWRFDK; via the coding sequence ATGAACAAAATCCTCTTTTCGATTGCTTATATTGCGCTAGGCATCAATATGGCATCAGGTTTCAACCGAATTCAATTACCTCTCAATGACGGCTGGAAGTTCACGAAAGGCGATATCGCAGGCGCGTCAGGAATCGAATTCGCGGACTCGGGCTGGGAGAGCGTGTGTCTTCCACACACCTGGAATAACATGGACGGCCAGGATGGCGGGACTTACTATCGGGGTCCTGCCTGGTACAGGAACAAATTCAACGTGTCGAAAGACCTGTCGGCGAAAAGGATCTTTATAAGATTCGGTGCGGCTTTCATGATCGCGGACGTTTTCATCAATGGAAAATTTGTCGGCCGCCATGAGGGCGGGTTCGCGGCTTTTGTTTTTGATGTAACTCAATTCTTGAATTTCGGAAATCAGAATGTAATTGCCGTGAAGGTCGACAATACCGCGCCTGACACGTCCCCCGAATTCAGATTGGCTCCGCTCGATGCCGACTTTACGATGTGCGGCGGATTGTACAGGCAGGTCGAGCTGATCGTCACCGAAAACATCCACATCTTTCTTCTCGATTATGGCTCGCCTGGAGTTTACATCACTCAGGAGAAAGTCAGCGACGACGAAGCAGAAGTATCGGTGCGGACGATATTGAAGAACGATTCGAGGAAATCACGAAGCGTATCGGTGAGAACGCTGATATACGACCTCAAGAATGATGTTGTTGAGGACGCAAGCGCAAACGCGGAGATACCCGGCGGCAGCGCCGCAGCAACAGTACAGAAATTCACAATCGATAATCCTCACCTGTGGAATGGACGGATCGATCCGTACGTCTACAGAGTGGTTGTGTCGGTCCAACGCGGGAAGGAAATTCTGGACCAAACCGAACAACCGCTCGGTCTGCGATACTATAAAGTGGATCCGGAAAAAGGATTCTTTCTGAACGGGAGGCAGTATGATCTCCACGGATTCTGCTTGCATGAAGACAAAGAAAATGAAGGACGGGCAATTACGAACGCCGACAGGAAACAGGAAATGGATTATATGCTCGACATCGGAGCAACCGTGGTAAGGATGTCTCACTATCAGCATGGATCCGAGATGTACCGCCTCTGTGACAAGTATGGGATTGTAGTGTGGACAGAAATTCCTCTCATCAATCACATCGACAGCTCGAAAGCTTTCGCGGACAACTGCGAGCAGCAGCTTATCGAGTTGATCCGTCAAAACTATAATCATCCATCCATTTTCTTCTGGGGAATCTTCAACGAGATCCTCAACGTGAAAGGTCCCGATCCGACAGCGTTAGTGAAATCGCTCAACGAACTCGCAAAGAAGGAAGACCCGACGCGTCCCTCCACATCGGCAGCTAACATGAACGATTTTCCGTCCGCTTTCGTGACTGACGTCCTGGGCCTCAATAAATATTTCGGCTGGTACGACGGAAAGGTTCAGGACCTCGGTCCGTACCTTGACGACTGGCATAAGAAACATCCCGACAGAGCCATTGGTATTAGTGAATACGGCGCGGGCGGAAGCATTTTCCAGCACGAAGAAAATCCTCAACAGCCTCGCACGGACGGGCCGTGGCACCCCGAAGAATATCAAACCTACTTCCATGAAGTGAGCTGGAAAGCGATAGAAGAAAGGCCCTACATCTGGTTCTCAACCGTATGGAATGGATTTGAGTTCTCATCTGATTTCCGAACAGAGGGGTTTCGCGCTGGAATAAATGATAAGGGACTTGTCACGCAGGACCATTCGACAAAGAAAGATTCGTACTACTGGTACAAAGTGAACTGGAACCCGGCACCGCTGGTTCATATTACAGGCAAGAGATTCACCGTGAGGGACACATCTATCATAAATGTAAAAGTCTATTCGAATGCTGATGCGGTCGAGTTGTTTTTGAACGGGGCTTCGCTCGGTAAGGCAAGGAGCACCGATCACAGGTTCATATGGAACGATGTGAAGTTGAATTCCGGATCGAACGACGTGAAAGCCGTAGCGATTCTCGGAGGTGTTGAGTATTCTGATGAATGCTGGTGGAGATTCGACAAATAA